Proteins found in one Pseudomonas marvdashtae genomic segment:
- a CDS encoding dynamin family protein, which produces MSLDFSLSFEELEAAQSATTNPYLRDPGKGLQLIASLVGQPRPNVGKAQRQQLPAALHRLINERFIELTSKGSFPGEAQALRELQALEASLENLALFPDLANKTVVGVGGGFSAGKSRLLNTLLGVDLLPESLEPTTAIPSFITRGEDGIVALNTFNQQIRLDRDGLQAITHAFTSHYRDSLDEAFGFAHVLKLLMLHCASFAWSNLAFLDTPGYSKVDALGSTDSDETIALKQLTEADHVMWLLSARNGSIRQDDLAFLRSLDHPGPIFFVVTQADLVGHSSIDAILHSTAEAIEASGIPSAGLMAWAAPLGAEQGALMAGDDIRVWLQTLDEAPKYTHHRRTCERVLDGYIQHNRENLSNSRRKLSLFNTLLPLQEKLPQSEQATLQELLQEQRTRQKVFAELVDAFTVLKNEMQEIIAQIIGDLAIDALSIEELYGKGLALHEEGDFDSAAVFFQHAAEQGNAAAQFQLGIYHELGQGVCVNERLAAQWYRKAKHQGHVQAQFYLGVCYENGVGVPENLQSAVACYLQAAEQGHAEAQYNLGICLTRGEGIAKDDEQALYWFEKAARQGHEEARFYVITRSAKNGSPAGQYALGVLYEKGQGVSQDLEKAIVAYRAAAEAGHADAQFELGRRYLNGEGLRKNSAHAISWLEKAAAQDHAKASSLLKKQQAIGPFWSPGTFATWQKILGKNSL; this is translated from the coding sequence ATGTCGCTTGATTTCAGCTTATCCTTCGAAGAGCTGGAGGCCGCGCAATCGGCCACCACCAACCCTTACCTGAGAGATCCCGGTAAAGGCTTGCAACTGATTGCCAGCCTGGTCGGACAGCCACGTCCGAACGTGGGCAAGGCGCAACGGCAGCAACTGCCCGCCGCGCTGCACCGACTGATCAATGAGCGCTTCATCGAGCTTACGTCCAAAGGCAGCTTTCCCGGTGAAGCCCAGGCGTTGCGCGAGCTGCAGGCGCTGGAAGCGTCACTGGAAAACCTTGCTCTGTTTCCCGACCTGGCCAACAAGACCGTGGTCGGCGTCGGGGGTGGTTTCAGCGCCGGCAAGTCGCGCCTGCTCAACACCCTGCTCGGCGTCGATCTGCTACCGGAGTCGCTGGAGCCAACCACGGCGATTCCCAGTTTCATCACCCGTGGCGAAGACGGTATCGTTGCGCTGAACACCTTCAACCAGCAGATTCGACTGGACCGCGACGGCCTGCAGGCCATCACCCACGCCTTCACCAGCCACTACCGCGACAGTCTCGACGAGGCGTTCGGTTTTGCCCACGTGCTCAAGCTGTTGATGCTCCACTGCGCAAGCTTCGCCTGGAGCAACCTGGCCTTCCTTGATACGCCTGGTTACAGCAAGGTAGACGCCCTTGGTAGCACTGACAGCGATGAAACCATTGCCCTCAAGCAACTGACCGAAGCCGATCATGTGATGTGGCTGCTCAGCGCCAGGAACGGTTCGATTCGCCAGGACGATCTGGCATTTTTGCGCAGTCTCGATCATCCCGGACCGATCTTCTTCGTCGTCACTCAGGCCGATCTGGTGGGCCACTCCTCTATCGACGCCATCCTGCACAGCACCGCAGAGGCGATCGAGGCTTCGGGCATTCCTAGCGCCGGACTGATGGCCTGGGCAGCACCGCTGGGAGCCGAACAGGGAGCGTTGATGGCTGGTGACGATATTCGCGTGTGGCTCCAAACGCTGGACGAGGCTCCCAAGTACACCCACCACAGGCGCACTTGCGAACGTGTGCTAGACGGTTATATCCAGCACAATCGGGAAAACCTGTCCAACAGCCGCCGAAAATTATCGCTGTTCAATACCCTTCTGCCACTGCAGGAAAAACTGCCTCAAAGTGAACAGGCAACGCTACAGGAACTGCTCCAGGAGCAACGTACCCGGCAGAAAGTCTTTGCCGAACTTGTCGACGCCTTCACCGTTTTAAAGAACGAAATGCAGGAAATCATCGCGCAGATCATCGGTGACCTGGCCATTGATGCGCTTTCCATCGAAGAGCTCTACGGCAAGGGCCTGGCACTTCATGAGGAAGGCGATTTCGACTCAGCGGCTGTCTTCTTCCAGCACGCCGCAGAACAGGGGAACGCCGCTGCCCAGTTTCAACTCGGCATCTATCACGAGCTTGGGCAAGGCGTGTGCGTAAACGAACGCCTTGCGGCGCAGTGGTACCGCAAGGCCAAACACCAGGGTCATGTGCAGGCCCAGTTCTACCTAGGCGTCTGCTACGAGAACGGTGTAGGCGTTCCAGAAAATCTGCAAAGCGCCGTCGCCTGTTACCTCCAGGCCGCGGAGCAAGGACACGCCGAGGCTCAATACAACCTGGGCATTTGCCTGACCAGGGGAGAAGGGATTGCCAAAGACGACGAGCAGGCACTGTATTGGTTTGAAAAAGCAGCCAGGCAAGGTCACGAGGAAGCCCGCTTCTACGTGATCACACGATCAGCGAAAAATGGCAGCCCCGCCGGGCAATACGCTTTAGGGGTACTTTACGAAAAAGGCCAGGGTGTTTCCCAGGACCTGGAAAAAGCCATTGTGGCTTATCGCGCAGCGGCCGAGGCAGGGCATGCCGATGCCCAATTTGAACTTGGCCGCCGCTACTTAAATGGCGAAGGCCTGAGAAAAAACTCCGCTCACGCTATCAGCTGGCTGGAGAAGGCTGCTGCACAAGATCATGCCAAAGCATCTTCACTGCTCAAGAAACAACAAGCAATTGGCCCCTTTTGGTCGCCTGGCACATTTGCGACTTGGCAAAAAATTCTCGGGAAAAATTCGCTATGA
- a CDS encoding patatin-like phospholipase family protein, with protein MKFRKLGLTLSGGGGKGAYQIGVWQAMRDLGLDSQLSAISGTSVGGLNGAMFAQDKLDQAKSMWLNIESRNMLSVQDVPGLASRLALLTTSGVISPMLSHLISTKGFFKQDGLKSMIAEGLDAGRLASSALPLSVALHNTAANRVDYLSVRDTHTAADMLLGTAALPLIFDEVAIDDGIYTDGGFYWGLPHKQIDNTPIRPLIEAGCDTIVVVYLSPDDLSIDPRHYPGVRILPIVPANSLGGVTATLDFSNEGAARRMEQGYADGLQIFRHLQLFLDNEAQYEALWERARLAAEQERKLSDNLYDVDRKHSKAVDDIHDFDRQVRNDDFSQKLDLADDDMPLALEHLALDNTALLADIERQQLETAVDSFLAQNSNNRRAVEISVLDALATLSPVSGRATFLREQGLLSRFMGAITGKNQQIAAENVRDVAQAQFAALRLIAAVQEKGAITLEFACTLQNRLNGALAEIQRLGDRHNQDLRRVYRSLAGVYCKLRDRLSTHENRLDALERTSRLHDWLLHPNRRHLDGKALSELPAALRLSCLANDFFRLTNGQWTVHELNSLKEMCLLVGLDHAHPVQIGEFCTQLSEQPACLQALTLQLAALPQANLFNPTALWLLDLRGGTAPTDTDSVTARWGYGAATALPAWDFLAELLYHLQCAGFSVVRSSDLSQYKEHWLGQLQVLDDLLGENILPKSFAGEINALRQQITGFHLKVPLIGKFSAGKSTLLNCWLGEDIQKDDLGACTSLATEFHYAEPGAEKLVIHWLEDAGTGQVRREEKPLTAYAALLDDPRTTARPPLFVELHLCRTALARHPDLVLVDTPGLGSSNGQHERALEQYIGEAVSCILCVTRISQVGIDELAFIDRQRSLGQTFSLLVCQEALNSRQQREPLRRSLAEQAGLDSSQPTRGCSAREGDLSGFEDLLAGLETQKAILFQERFAAQIKALLVQAERLIRQQLAMDTSAEQLLEQQKILDKGMARLEENHANEQDSLLRDCRAAISHQVLATVNSYLRSRRQAYKQMLLAGQGIGPLLTADARNACQLAIEQNLTPRLMDACQRLGSHIEFSAFEGPQLSGDGPAGIEADYGLGASAAGAAAGAAIGTIVPVVGTLIGGLVGGAIGLFASRSNKESEAEGKANEAIETVISQLQGLIPDALDKHARQFIGDMCDRLAAQLTTQRENLDRIEQQLVADRDRKQHIQDKAEQALNSVARLLDHSRQQQSRPAEACANVA; from the coding sequence ATGAAATTCAGGAAACTCGGTCTTACCCTATCTGGCGGCGGCGGCAAGGGGGCCTATCAGATCGGCGTCTGGCAGGCTATGCGCGACCTGGGCTTGGACAGCCAACTGAGCGCCATCTCTGGCACCTCGGTAGGTGGTCTCAACGGCGCGATGTTCGCTCAAGACAAACTCGATCAGGCCAAATCCATGTGGCTGAACATCGAAAGCCGCAACATGCTTTCCGTACAGGACGTGCCAGGGCTGGCGTCACGACTGGCGCTGCTGACAACAAGCGGCGTGATCTCGCCGATGCTCAGCCACTTGATCAGTACCAAAGGCTTTTTCAAGCAAGATGGCCTCAAGAGCATGATCGCCGAAGGCCTGGACGCAGGCAGGTTGGCTTCTTCGGCGCTGCCGCTGAGCGTGGCGCTGCACAACACTGCCGCCAACCGGGTCGATTACCTCTCGGTACGCGACACCCACACTGCAGCGGACATGCTGCTCGGTACGGCGGCCCTGCCCCTGATCTTCGATGAGGTCGCCATTGACGACGGCATTTATACCGATGGCGGCTTTTACTGGGGCTTGCCGCATAAACAGATTGATAACACCCCGATCCGGCCACTGATCGAGGCCGGCTGCGACACCATCGTGGTGGTGTATCTGTCGCCCGACGACCTGAGCATCGACCCGCGCCACTATCCCGGGGTGCGCATTTTGCCGATCGTTCCTGCCAACAGTCTGGGCGGCGTCACCGCCACCCTCGACTTTTCCAACGAAGGAGCCGCAAGGCGCATGGAACAGGGCTATGCCGACGGCCTGCAGATCTTCCGCCACCTGCAGTTGTTCCTCGACAACGAAGCTCAGTACGAAGCCCTGTGGGAGCGCGCCCGCCTGGCCGCCGAACAGGAGCGCAAGCTCAGCGACAACCTGTACGACGTGGACCGTAAACACAGCAAGGCTGTCGACGATATCCATGACTTCGACCGGCAAGTTCGCAACGACGATTTCAGCCAGAAGCTCGACCTGGCCGACGACGATATGCCTCTCGCACTCGAGCACCTGGCTCTGGACAACACTGCGCTGCTGGCTGACATCGAGCGTCAGCAACTCGAAACTGCCGTCGACAGTTTCCTGGCCCAGAACAGCAACAACCGCCGGGCGGTCGAAATCTCGGTGCTGGACGCCCTCGCCACCCTTTCTCCAGTCAGCGGACGCGCCACCTTCCTGCGTGAGCAGGGATTACTGTCGCGCTTCATGGGCGCTATCACCGGCAAAAACCAGCAGATTGCCGCCGAGAATGTCCGCGACGTGGCCCAGGCGCAATTCGCCGCCCTGCGCCTGATTGCTGCAGTTCAGGAAAAAGGTGCAATCACCCTCGAGTTCGCCTGCACCTTGCAAAACCGCCTGAACGGCGCACTCGCCGAAATCCAGCGACTGGGAGATCGTCATAATCAGGATCTGCGGCGCGTCTACCGCTCGCTGGCCGGAGTCTACTGCAAGCTACGCGACCGCCTGAGTACACATGAGAACCGCCTCGACGCCCTGGAACGCACCAGCCGCTTGCACGACTGGCTACTACATCCCAATAGGCGTCATCTTGACGGCAAGGCGCTCAGCGAACTGCCTGCGGCCTTGCGTCTCAGCTGTCTGGCCAACGACTTCTTTCGCCTCACCAACGGCCAGTGGACAGTCCACGAGCTGAACAGCCTCAAAGAAATGTGCCTGCTCGTCGGGCTGGATCATGCTCACCCCGTGCAGATCGGCGAGTTCTGCACCCAGTTGAGCGAGCAACCGGCCTGTCTGCAGGCACTTACCCTGCAACTGGCCGCGCTGCCCCAGGCTAACCTGTTCAACCCGACCGCCCTTTGGTTGCTTGATTTACGCGGCGGTACTGCGCCGACGGACACCGACAGCGTAACGGCACGCTGGGGGTATGGCGCGGCAACGGCGCTACCCGCCTGGGACTTTCTCGCCGAACTGCTCTACCACCTCCAGTGCGCCGGATTTTCGGTGGTACGCAGCAGCGACCTGAGTCAGTACAAGGAGCACTGGCTGGGGCAACTGCAAGTGCTTGACGACCTGCTGGGGGAAAACATCCTGCCCAAGAGCTTCGCCGGGGAGATCAACGCCCTACGCCAGCAGATCACCGGTTTCCACCTCAAGGTACCGCTGATCGGCAAGTTCAGTGCTGGTAAGTCGACCCTGCTCAACTGCTGGCTGGGCGAGGATATTCAGAAGGACGACCTCGGCGCCTGCACCAGTCTGGCCACTGAATTCCACTACGCCGAACCGGGCGCGGAAAAGCTGGTGATCCACTGGCTGGAGGACGCCGGGACTGGCCAGGTACGGCGCGAGGAAAAACCGCTCACAGCCTACGCCGCGCTACTCGACGATCCGCGCACTACCGCCCGGCCACCCCTGTTCGTAGAACTGCACCTGTGCCGCACTGCCCTCGCCCGTCACCCTGATCTGGTGCTGGTCGACACGCCGGGCCTGGGCTCCAGCAACGGCCAACATGAACGTGCGCTAGAGCAATACATCGGAGAAGCTGTGTCGTGCATCCTCTGCGTCACCCGTATCAGTCAGGTCGGTATCGACGAGCTGGCCTTCATTGATCGCCAGCGCTCCTTGGGTCAGACGTTTTCCCTACTGGTCTGCCAGGAGGCACTGAACAGCCGTCAGCAGCGCGAACCCCTGCGCCGCTCCCTCGCCGAACAGGCCGGCCTAGACTCAAGCCAACCGACCCGTGGCTGCTCTGCGCGTGAGGGCGATCTGAGTGGCTTCGAAGACTTGCTCGCCGGCCTCGAAACCCAGAAGGCAATCCTGTTCCAAGAACGCTTCGCTGCGCAGATCAAGGCGTTGTTGGTTCAGGCCGAACGCCTGATTCGCCAGCAACTGGCGATGGACACCAGCGCAGAGCAACTGCTCGAACAGCAGAAGATCCTCGACAAGGGCATGGCCCGACTCGAAGAAAACCATGCCAACGAACAGGACAGCCTGCTACGCGACTGCCGCGCAGCGATCAGCCATCAGGTGCTGGCCACCGTCAACAGTTACCTGCGCAGTCGTCGCCAGGCCTACAAACAGATGCTGCTGGCTGGCCAAGGCATTGGTCCGCTGCTCACCGCCGATGCACGTAACGCTTGCCAGTTGGCCATTGAGCAGAACCTGACCCCGCGTCTCATGGACGCCTGCCAACGCCTGGGCAGTCATATCGAGTTCAGCGCCTTTGAGGGGCCGCAACTCTCCGGCGACGGCCCGGCGGGAATAGAGGCCGACTATGGTTTGGGTGCCTCAGCGGCCGGCGCAGCAGCTGGGGCGGCTATCGGCACCATAGTGCCGGTGGTTGGCACCCTGATCGGCGGCCTAGTTGGCGGTGCGATCGGCCTGTTCGCTTCGCGCAGCAACAAGGAGAGCGAAGCCGAAGGCAAAGCCAATGAGGCGATTGAAACGGTCATCAGCCAGTTGCAAGGCTTGATTCCCGATGCACTCGACAAGCATGCCCGTCAGTTCATCGGCGATATGTGCGACAGATTAGCCGCGCAGTTGACGACGCAACGGGAGAACCTCGATCGCATCGAACAGCAACTGGTAGCAGACCGTGACCGCAAGCAACATATCCAGGACAAGGCCGAACAGGCGCTGAACAGCGTCGCTCGACTGCTCGACCACAGCCGCCAGCAACAATCCCGACCTGCGGAGGCCTGCGCCAATGTCGCTTGA
- a CDS encoding GTPase domain-containing protein yields the protein MGWERLIVAGAAAVVAAGVAYWKREEIKDGWDSMIISLKGKRVAILGERNVGKTALLKFLASGEVSDEYMQTTLTEKVQGTRFAMSDLKLDLKETRDVPGAPDAIEDWKTLHNEADIVLYLVNAQEVNQQRIKRDLEKIESWRKAPAPSPKLVVIVTHMDLDPTYVATPVSGQGHFRDRFVKLHLDAGLSKLSQRPPIILGSLVSRDQAARLVATLINTVTA from the coding sequence ATGGGTTGGGAGAGACTAATCGTTGCCGGAGCCGCAGCTGTGGTCGCGGCTGGCGTCGCTTACTGGAAACGTGAAGAAATCAAAGATGGCTGGGACAGCATGATCATCAGCCTCAAAGGTAAGCGCGTGGCGATATTGGGAGAGCGCAATGTCGGCAAGACAGCTCTATTGAAGTTCCTTGCCAGTGGTGAGGTCTCCGACGAGTACATGCAAACCACGCTGACCGAGAAAGTCCAAGGAACACGGTTTGCAATGAGTGACCTGAAGCTGGACCTCAAGGAAACCCGCGACGTTCCCGGTGCGCCTGATGCAATCGAGGACTGGAAAACACTGCACAATGAAGCGGACATCGTCCTTTATCTGGTCAATGCTCAAGAGGTCAATCAACAACGTATCAAGCGCGATCTCGAAAAGATTGAAAGCTGGAGGAAGGCTCCGGCGCCATCGCCCAAGCTGGTCGTGATCGTCACGCATATGGACCTCGACCCTACGTACGTCGCCACACCCGTGTCCGGTCAGGGGCATTTCCGTGATCGTTTCGTCAAACTCCACCTTGATGCAGGCCTGTCGAAACTAAGTCAACGGCCGCCGATCATTCTCGGCAGTCTGGTGAGTCGAGATCAGGCGGCGAGATTGGTCGCGACGTTGATCAATACGGTAACAGCATGA